One stretch of Pandoraea oxalativorans DNA includes these proteins:
- a CDS encoding MFS transporter has protein sequence MKLFKATRVVLVMLCVMYFITYLDRVNVSTAAAGFGKEFNLSKTEIGLVFSAFAYPYLVFQIIGGWVSDRFGAKRTLLVCGALWAVATILTGMAGGLVTLLLARLLLGLGEGATFPAATSAMSRWIPKEKRGFAQGITHAASRIGNAVAPAVVVFIMATHGWRESFYLCGIVSLIWVGLWALTFTERPQDHPRITTEELAVLPALKAKTGSVPWGPLFKRMMPVTVVYFCYGWTLWLFLSWIPQYFLHSYDLDLKKSALFASSVFFAGVIGDTLGGIVTDKLYERTGNLKRARSWMVSVCMLLTLISLVPMMFTHHLYVSMACLASGFFFAEMTIGPMWAIPMDVAPEYSGTASGMMNTGSALAAIISPVLSGYLIDRTGNWELPFVGSMILMAVGVVLAFRMQPESKFSLAGDTANASNARQPA, from the coding sequence ATGAAGCTTTTCAAGGCGACAAGGGTCGTGCTGGTGATGCTATGCGTCATGTATTTCATCACCTACCTCGATCGCGTCAACGTCAGCACGGCGGCCGCCGGTTTCGGCAAGGAATTCAATCTCAGCAAGACGGAAATCGGTCTCGTCTTCTCGGCATTTGCCTATCCCTATCTGGTTTTTCAAATCATCGGCGGTTGGGTGAGCGATCGCTTCGGTGCGAAGCGTACGTTGCTGGTATGCGGCGCGTTGTGGGCAGTGGCGACGATCCTGACCGGGATGGCCGGTGGCCTAGTCACGCTGTTGCTGGCGCGCTTGCTGCTGGGTCTAGGCGAAGGGGCGACGTTCCCGGCGGCCACGTCGGCCATGTCGCGCTGGATTCCCAAGGAAAAGCGCGGTTTCGCGCAGGGGATCACGCACGCGGCCTCGCGTATCGGTAACGCCGTGGCCCCGGCCGTGGTGGTGTTCATCATGGCCACGCACGGCTGGCGCGAATCGTTCTACCTGTGCGGGATCGTGAGCCTGATCTGGGTGGGGCTGTGGGCGCTCACGTTCACCGAACGTCCGCAAGACCATCCGCGCATCACGACCGAAGAACTGGCCGTGCTGCCCGCGCTCAAGGCCAAGACCGGATCGGTACCGTGGGGTCCGCTGTTCAAGCGCATGATGCCGGTCACGGTCGTGTACTTCTGCTACGGCTGGACGCTCTGGCTGTTCCTGTCGTGGATTCCGCAGTACTTCCTGCATAGCTACGACCTCGATCTGAAAAAGTCGGCGCTGTTCGCTTCGAGCGTGTTCTTTGCCGGTGTGATCGGCGATACGCTCGGCGGGATCGTCACCGACAAGCTCTACGAGCGCACCGGCAACCTGAAGCGCGCCCGTAGCTGGATGGTCTCCGTGTGCATGCTGCTCACGCTGATTTCGCTCGTGCCGATGATGTTCACGCACCATCTGTACGTGTCGATGGCGTGTCTCGCGTCGGGCTTCTTCTTCGCCGAAATGACGATTGGCCCGATGTGGGCGATCCCGATGGACGTCGCACCGGAATACTCGGGCACGGCCAGCGGCATGATGAATACCGGTTCGGCACTCGCGGCGATCATCTCGCCGGTGCTCTCCGGCTATCTCATCGACCGCACGGGGAACTGGGAACTGCCATTCGTGGGCAGCATGATTCTGATGGCCGTCGGTGTGGTGCTGGCGTTCCGCATGCAACCTGAGAGCAAGTTCTCGCTTGCCGGTGATACGGCTAACGCAAGCAACGCGCGTCAGCCTGCCTGA